One part of the [Pantoea] beijingensis genome encodes these proteins:
- the dapE gene encoding succinyl-diaminopimelate desuccinylase — MFCPVIELTQQLIRRPSLSPDDAGCQAIMIARLQAVGFTVETMNIDDTLNFWAWRGQGETLAFAGHTDVVPTGDASRWNNPPFEPVIRDGMLFGRGTADMKGSLAAMVVAAERFVAANPNHTGRLAFLITSDEEASATNGTVKVVEQLMARNERLDYCLVGEPSSTEIVGDVVKNGRRGSITANLTIHGVQGHVAYPHLADNPVHRALPALNELVAIEWDRGNEFFPPTSMQIANVQAGTGSNNVIPGELFVQFNFRFSTELTDEMIKQRVDALLEKHQLRYTLEWKLSGQPFLTSRGKLVDAVVNAIEHYNEIKPQLLTTGGTSDGRFIARMGAQVVELGPVNATIHKINECVKAADLQLLSRMYQRIMEQLLA, encoded by the coding sequence ATGTTCTGTCCGGTCATTGAGCTGACGCAGCAGCTTATTCGTCGCCCTTCCCTCAGCCCGGATGATGCAGGATGCCAGGCCATTATGATCGCCCGATTACAGGCGGTTGGCTTCACGGTAGAAACGATGAACATCGATGACACGCTGAATTTTTGGGCATGGCGCGGTCAGGGGGAAACCCTGGCCTTTGCCGGACATACTGACGTGGTCCCCACTGGCGATGCCAGCCGCTGGAATAATCCCCCTTTTGAACCCGTTATCCGTGACGGAATGCTGTTTGGTCGCGGTACTGCAGATATGAAAGGCTCACTGGCAGCAATGGTGGTTGCCGCTGAACGTTTTGTTGCAGCCAACCCTAACCACACCGGCCGCCTGGCGTTTTTGATTACCTCCGATGAAGAAGCCAGCGCCACAAACGGTACGGTGAAAGTTGTGGAACAGCTGATGGCGCGCAACGAGCGCCTGGATTATTGTCTGGTTGGAGAGCCTTCCAGTACGGAAATCGTGGGTGATGTGGTGAAAAATGGTCGTCGTGGTTCAATAACGGCCAACCTGACGATACATGGCGTACAAGGCCATGTTGCCTATCCGCACCTGGCGGATAATCCAGTACATCGCGCCCTACCGGCCTTGAATGAACTTGTCGCAATTGAGTGGGATCGGGGGAACGAATTTTTTCCACCAACCAGCATGCAAATTGCCAACGTACAGGCCGGTACCGGCAGCAATAATGTTATTCCCGGCGAGCTTTTTGTTCAGTTCAACTTCCGGTTCAGCACCGAACTCACCGATGAGATGATTAAACAGCGTGTCGACGCGCTGCTGGAAAAGCATCAGTTGCGCTATACCCTTGAGTGGAAACTGTCGGGTCAGCCTTTCCTGACATCGCGCGGTAAACTGGTTGATGCGGTAGTGAATGCCATTGAGCACTATAATGAAATTAAGCCGCAGCTACTGACGACCGGCGGCACCTCCGACGGACGTTTTATTGCCCGCATGGGCGCACAGGTTGTTGAACTGGGTCCGGTGAACGCCACCATTCATAAAATCAATGAATGCGTTAAGGCTGCGGATCTGCAGCTGCTTAGCCGCATGTATCAGCGCATAATGGAACAACTGCTCGCATAA
- a CDS encoding ArsC family reductase: MTDVKETDTLILYGIKNCDTIKKARKFLEGQNIAYRFHDYRVDGLNAALLQTFIDQLGYEPLLNTRGTTWRKLSDEQRNAVNSAGAARDLMLEHPAIIKRPLLCAAEGSMLLGFSESTYQQFIQEKS; encoded by the coding sequence ATGACGGATGTAAAAGAGACCGACACATTGATCCTGTATGGCATCAAAAACTGCGACACCATTAAAAAAGCGCGGAAATTTCTGGAAGGTCAAAACATCGCCTACCGGTTTCACGATTACCGCGTCGACGGGCTGAATGCCGCGCTGTTACAAACTTTTATTGATCAACTGGGTTATGAGCCGCTGTTAAACACCCGGGGTACGACCTGGCGTAAGTTAAGCGATGAGCAGCGCAACGCCGTTAATAGCGCCGGGGCAGCACGCGATCTTATGCTGGAACACCCTGCAATCATTAAACGCCCATTGCTCTGCGCCGCGGAGGGCTCTATGCTGCTGGGTTTTAGCGAATCCACTTATCAGCAGTTTATTCAGGAGAAGTCATAA
- the ypfM gene encoding protein YpfM: MIDTELGHWKDFIEAMLRK, from the coding sequence ATGATTGATACAGAGTTAGGGCACTGGAAAGATTTTATTGAAGCCATGCTGCGCAAATAA
- the acrD gene encoding multidrug efflux RND transporter permease AcrD has translation MADFFIDRPIFAWVLAIIMCLTGTLAIMSLPIEQYPDLAPPNVRITANYPGASAQTLENTVTQVIEQSMTGIDNLMYMTSQSSNTGQATITLTFTAGTNPDEARQQVQNQLQSAVRKLPQDVQTQGVTVNKTGDTNILMMAFVSTDGSMDKQDIADYVASNIQDPLSRISGVGQVDAYGSQYAMRIWLDPNKLINYSLTTQDVVKAITSQNNQIAVGQVGGSPSVDNQALNATINSQSLLQTPAQFKAITLRTNQDGSVVTLGDVAEVGLGAEKYDFLSRYNGQAASGLGVKLASGANELETDKLVRARIAELSQYFPHGLEAKVAYETTPFVTASIRDVVKTLLEAVLLVFLVMYLFLQNFRATLIPTIAVPVVLLGTFSILYACNFSINTLTMFAMVLAIGLLVDDAIVVVENVERIMSEEGLSPRDATRKSMKQIQGALVGIALVLSAVFIPMAFFGGTTGAIYRQFSITIVAAMVLSVLVAMILTPALCATILKPIPQGHHHGRRGFFGWFNRTFNSSAEKYERGVAKILLKSGRWLLIYLGIIGIMAFLFLRLPTSFLPLEDRGIFTTEVRLPPGATQQQTLKVVQQVEHYYLTAEKDNVVSVFATVGSGPGGNGQNVARLFVRLKDWDERTGADSSSFAMIERATTAFGKIKEARVIPSSPPAITGMGNSAGFDMELQDHGGIGHSQLMAMRDKLLEMADNNPQLSRVRHNGLDDSPQLRINIDQRKAQALGVSLDDINDTLTTGWGSTYVNDFLDRGRVKKVYVQAAAKYRMLPDDISQWYVRNKAGGMVPFTAFATTSWETGSPRLERYNGYSSLEIVGEAAPGVSTGAAMDIMEKLVNQLPFGVGLQWTGASYQERMSGAQAPALYAISLLVVFLSLAALYESWSIPFSVMLVVPLGVVGALVATWMRGLENDVYFQVGLLTVIGLSAKNAILIVEFANEINQRGRDLIESTLEASRQRLRPILMTSLAFIFGVLPMAISNGAGSGSQHAVGTGVMGGMISATVLAIFFVPLFFVLVRRRFPVKEKHNTPTESLASQQHDNK, from the coding sequence ATGGCGGATTTTTTTATCGATCGCCCGATCTTCGCGTGGGTCTTAGCCATAATTATGTGTCTGACCGGCACACTGGCTATCATGTCACTCCCTATTGAACAGTACCCTGACCTCGCGCCGCCCAATGTCCGTATCACGGCTAACTACCCGGGAGCATCAGCCCAAACGCTGGAAAATACTGTCACGCAGGTTATCGAGCAGAGCATGACCGGCATCGATAATTTGATGTACATGACTTCACAGAGCAGCAATACCGGTCAGGCAACGATCACCCTTACCTTTACAGCAGGCACCAATCCTGACGAAGCCCGCCAGCAGGTACAGAACCAGCTTCAATCTGCTGTACGCAAACTGCCACAGGATGTACAAACGCAGGGCGTCACGGTAAATAAAACCGGTGACACAAATATTCTGATGATGGCGTTTGTGTCTACCGATGGCAGCATGGACAAACAAGATATTGCTGATTATGTCGCCAGTAATATTCAGGATCCACTAAGCCGCATCAGTGGGGTTGGTCAGGTGGATGCCTATGGTTCGCAATATGCCATGCGTATCTGGCTTGACCCCAATAAGTTAATTAACTACTCGCTGACAACACAGGATGTGGTGAAAGCCATTACGTCGCAGAACAACCAGATCGCAGTGGGCCAGGTTGGCGGATCGCCCTCCGTTGATAATCAGGCGTTAAACGCAACTATCAATTCACAGTCGCTGCTACAAACACCCGCTCAATTTAAAGCTATTACTTTACGTACCAATCAGGACGGTTCAGTGGTCACGCTGGGTGATGTGGCTGAAGTGGGGCTGGGAGCGGAGAAGTACGACTTTCTCAGTCGCTATAACGGACAGGCTGCCTCGGGACTGGGGGTAAAATTGGCCTCCGGCGCAAATGAACTGGAAACCGATAAACTGGTACGCGCGCGTATTGCCGAACTTTCACAATATTTCCCGCACGGGCTGGAAGCGAAAGTCGCTTATGAAACCACCCCTTTTGTCACAGCATCAATCCGGGATGTCGTAAAAACACTACTGGAAGCAGTACTGTTAGTCTTTTTAGTCATGTACCTGTTTTTACAGAACTTTCGCGCTACTCTTATTCCGACCATTGCCGTACCGGTGGTACTGCTGGGCACCTTCTCAATCCTCTATGCCTGTAACTTCAGTATTAATACACTCACCATGTTTGCCATGGTGCTGGCTATCGGCCTACTGGTCGATGATGCCATTGTCGTGGTGGAAAATGTCGAGCGAATAATGAGCGAAGAGGGGCTTTCCCCTCGCGATGCAACGCGTAAATCAATGAAGCAGATTCAGGGGGCATTAGTGGGTATCGCGCTGGTGCTGTCGGCGGTATTTATTCCGATGGCATTTTTTGGCGGTACTACTGGGGCCATTTACCGGCAATTTTCCATTACGATTGTTGCCGCCATGGTACTTTCCGTACTGGTTGCAATGATCCTAACGCCTGCCTTGTGTGCCACCATTTTGAAGCCTATCCCACAGGGCCATCACCATGGACGCCGCGGATTTTTTGGTTGGTTTAACCGTACATTTAATAGTAGCGCTGAAAAATACGAGCGGGGTGTCGCCAAAATCCTGCTGAAAAGCGGCCGCTGGCTACTGATCTATCTGGGCATTATTGGCATCATGGCATTCTTGTTTCTGCGTCTGCCCACCTCATTCCTTCCGCTTGAAGATCGCGGCATATTTACCACGGAAGTCAGACTACCGCCGGGCGCAACGCAGCAGCAGACACTTAAAGTCGTGCAGCAGGTGGAGCATTATTACCTGACCGCAGAAAAGGACAATGTGGTCTCCGTCTTCGCCACCGTCGGTTCAGGCCCGGGCGGCAACGGTCAAAACGTCGCGCGCCTGTTTGTGCGCCTGAAAGACTGGGATGAAAGGACAGGAGCCGATAGTTCATCTTTCGCGATGATTGAACGCGCAACCACGGCCTTTGGCAAAATTAAGGAGGCGCGCGTCATCCCCAGCAGTCCACCAGCGATTACCGGAATGGGTAATTCCGCCGGCTTTGACATGGAACTGCAGGATCATGGTGGTATTGGCCATTCGCAGCTGATGGCAATGCGCGATAAGCTGCTGGAAATGGCAGACAACAATCCACAACTGTCTCGCGTACGCCATAACGGCCTGGACGATAGCCCACAGTTACGTATCAATATCGATCAGCGCAAAGCGCAAGCCCTGGGGGTGTCGCTGGATGATATTAATGACACGCTGACAACCGGCTGGGGCTCGACCTATGTCAATGATTTCCTCGATCGCGGTCGCGTGAAAAAAGTCTATGTGCAAGCCGCCGCGAAATACCGCATGTTGCCGGACGATATCAGCCAGTGGTATGTCCGTAATAAAGCGGGCGGCATGGTGCCTTTCACCGCTTTCGCGACGACATCATGGGAGACGGGTTCGCCACGCCTTGAGCGCTATAATGGCTACTCATCACTTGAGATCGTCGGAGAGGCCGCGCCTGGCGTCAGCACCGGTGCTGCGATGGACATAATGGAGAAACTGGTCAATCAGCTACCATTTGGTGTGGGGTTACAGTGGACGGGGGCATCGTATCAGGAAAGAATGTCAGGAGCACAGGCACCGGCATTGTATGCCATTTCATTGCTGGTCGTTTTCTTAAGCCTTGCCGCGCTCTATGAAAGCTGGTCAATTCCATTTTCAGTCATGCTGGTGGTGCCTCTCGGCGTCGTGGGAGCGTTAGTGGCCACCTGGATGCGCGGGTTAGAGAACGACGTCTATTTTCAGGTTGGACTTTTAACGGTGATTGGACTGTCGGCCAAAAATGCGATTTTAATTGTTGAATTCGCCAACGAAATTAACCAACGGGGGCGAGATCTGATCGAATCAACACTGGAAGCCTCACGCCAGCGTCTACGTCCGATCCTGATGACATCACTGGCCTTTATCTTCGGCGTGCTGCCGATGGCTATCAGTAATGGTGCCGGTTCAGGCAGCCAGCATGCGGTAGGAACGGGCGTCATGGGCGGTATGATCTCAGCCACGGTCCTTGCCATCTTTTTTGTTCCGCTGTTTTTTGTGCTGGTGCGCCGACGCTTTCCGGTAAAAGAGAAGCACAATACGCCCACCGAATCACTCGCATCGCAGCAACACGATAATAAGTAA
- a CDS encoding response regulator: MEQHKITVMIVDDHPLMRRGIHQLLKLEPQFQVIAETSSGAEAVEEAHRLSPDLILLDLNMKGLSGLDTLKALRNRESASRILILTVSDARSDIYALVDAGADGYLLKDSEPEQLLEQIMSGARGQQVFSDVVHDYLANRAVNTDPFITLTERELDVLQEVAKGLSNKEVAGMLHISEETVKVHIRNLLRKLNVKSRVAATVLYLQDRHN; this comes from the coding sequence ATGGAACAACATAAAATTACCGTGATGATCGTTGACGATCATCCACTGATGCGTCGGGGCATTCATCAACTGTTAAAGTTAGAGCCGCAGTTTCAGGTCATCGCCGAGACCAGCAGCGGCGCGGAAGCCGTAGAGGAAGCACACCGCCTGTCACCCGATCTCATTCTACTCGACCTGAATATGAAGGGGCTATCAGGCCTTGATACGTTAAAAGCGCTGCGTAATAGGGAGTCTGCATCACGAATTTTGATTTTGACGGTTTCCGATGCGCGCAGCGACATCTATGCTTTAGTCGATGCGGGTGCGGATGGTTATCTGCTAAAAGATAGCGAACCGGAACAACTGCTGGAACAAATTATGTCAGGCGCACGGGGCCAGCAGGTCTTTAGCGATGTAGTTCATGACTATCTGGCGAACCGTGCAGTAAACACCGATCCATTTATTACGCTGACGGAACGGGAGTTAGACGTTTTGCAAGAGGTTGCCAAAGGTCTATCGAATAAAGAAGTTGCCGGTATGCTGCACATCTCCGAAGAGACGGTAAAAGTGCATATTCGCAATTTGCTCCGAAAACTGAATGTTAAATCCCGCGTTGCCGCGACGGTACTCTATCTGCAAGACCGCCATAACTAA
- a CDS encoding YdgH/BhsA/McbA-like domain containing protein, giving the protein MNLKYPTILAVALFATTSFTAMAATEIDSQQARGLESIGNVSVSAQRGSIDDAAQKLSQKAEEMGATHYRIVGLDNPGDSSMWSGTAELYK; this is encoded by the coding sequence ATGAACCTTAAATACCCTACCATCCTGGCGGTGGCGCTATTTGCCACGACGTCCTTCACGGCGATGGCGGCAACTGAGATTGACAGCCAGCAAGCTCGCGGGCTGGAAAGCATCGGTAATGTTTCCGTCTCGGCTCAACGCGGTTCGATAGATGATGCTGCCCAAAAACTGTCGCAAAAAGCGGAAGAAATGGGTGCGACACATTATCGTATTGTTGGGCTGGATAATCCTGGAGATTCAAGTATGTGGAGTGGGACCGCAGAGCTGTATAAATAA